In Marinitoga hydrogenitolerans DSM 16785, a single window of DNA contains:
- a CDS encoding carbohydrate ABC transporter permease: MASSISKKKKRNLILSEITLIFVSLIVMAPVLLAFSMSFMTYTEVYTFPPKLLPSTFHWQNYAEALRLVDLKRMLLNSTIIAFFITFGKLITGTLAGYAYANFQFKGKNISFILLFITLFLPAETVMILPLFLIMKEFNWINTFYALIIPFTASATNAFLMRQHFLTIPKELSDAAKIDGATSMQYFWKILLPLSKSMLGGAALINFVYAWNLYLWPLIVTMDDKMKTIQIGIKMLISSDAANNWGVIMAGTIIALVPTLTIFFAIQNLFVKSLVSSGLKG, encoded by the coding sequence ATGGCTTCAAGTATATCAAAAAAGAAAAAAAGAAATCTTATTCTTTCTGAAATTACACTTATATTTGTCTCTTTAATTGTTATGGCTCCAGTATTACTTGCGTTTAGTATGAGCTTTATGACATATACAGAAGTTTATACATTTCCGCCAAAATTATTACCAAGTACATTTCACTGGCAAAATTATGCCGAAGCATTGAGATTAGTTGACCTTAAAAGAATGCTTCTGAACTCAACTATAATCGCATTTTTTATTACTTTTGGTAAATTAATCACAGGAACATTGGCTGGCTATGCTTATGCAAACTTCCAATTTAAAGGAAAAAATATATCATTTATACTGTTATTTATTACATTATTTTTGCCGGCAGAAACCGTAATGATATTACCCTTATTTTTAATCATGAAAGAATTTAATTGGATAAATACTTTTTATGCTTTAATAATTCCATTTACTGCAAGTGCTACAAATGCATTTTTGATGAGACAACATTTTTTAACTATCCCAAAAGAATTAAGTGATGCTGCTAAAATTGACGGAGCAACATCCATGCAATATTTCTGGAAAATACTTTTACCTCTTTCAAAATCTATGCTTGGTGGAGCTGCTTTAATAAACTTTGTATATGCTTGGAATCTCTATTTATGGCCTTTAATAGTTACAATGGATGATAAAATGAAAACTATTCAAATAGGTATAAAAATGCTCATAAGTTCTGATGCTGCAAATAATTGGGGTGTAATAATGGCTGGTACAATTATCGCCCTTGTTCCAACATTAACAATATTCTTTGCTATCCAAAATTTATTCGTAAAGAGTTTAGTAAGTTCGGGACTAAAGGGATAA